Proteins from one Ciconia boyciana chromosome 26, ASM3463844v1, whole genome shotgun sequence genomic window:
- the DEDD gene encoding death effector domain-containing protein isoform X1, with protein MAAFKRSRAQAWPEERGDREHGLYSLHRMFDIVGTHLTHRDVRVLSFLFVDVIDDYERGMIRSGRDFLLALERQGRCDETNFRQVLQLLRIITRHDLLPYVTLKRRRAVCPDLVDKYLEETSIRYVTPRAHSEAEHGLGHPHKSVPPHHPVVCCSSAGPQICTKRPGRGRTLLSSQRKRRKSATPDPKEKQTCGKSLWGGFGGVPGPTPEHSPPSPLPPDIRLRVRAEYCQHETALQGNVFSNKQDPLERQFERFNQANTILKSRDLGSIICDIKFSELTYLDAFWRDYINGSLLEALKGVFITDSLKQAVGHEAIKLLVNVDEEDYEVGRQKLLRNLMLQTAP; from the exons ATGGCAGCCTTCAAACGGAGCCGAGCGCAAGCCTGGCCGGAGGAACGGGGCGACCGGGAGCACGGGCTCTACAGCTTGCACCGCATGTTCGACATCGTGGGCACCCACCTGACCCACCGGGACGTGCGGgtgctctccttcctcttcgTGGACGTGATCGACGATTACGAGAGGGGGATGATCCGCAGCGGCCGGGACTTCTTGCTGGCGCTGGAGCGGCAGGGCCGCTGCGACGAGACCAACTTCCGACAGGTGCTGCAGTTGCTGCGGATCATCACTCGCCACGACCTGCTGCCGTACGTCACCCTCAAGAGGCGACGGGCCG TGTGTCCGGACCTGGTGGACAAGTACCTGGAGGAGACGTCCATTCGCTACGTGACGCCCCGAGCTCACAGCGAGGCGGAGCACGGGCTCGGCCACCCCCATAAATCAG TGCCTCCCCACCACCCCGTGGTCTGCTGCTCCTCCGCGGGACCCCAGATCTGTACCAAGAGGCCCGGCCGCGGCAGGACCCTCCTCAGCAGCCAGCGCAAGAGGAGGAAGTCGGCGACGCCGGACCCTAAGGAGAAGCAGACCTGTGGTAAGAGCCTCTGGGGGGGCTTCGGGGGGGTTCCTGGCCCCACGCCGGAGCACTCACCGCCCTCCCCGCTTCCCCCAGACATCCGCCTGCGAGTCCGAGCCGAGTACTGCCAGCACGAGACGGCGCTGCAAGGCAACGTCTTCTCCAACAAGCAGGACCCCTTGGAGCGTCAGTTCGAACGCTTCAACCAGGCCAACACCATCCTGAAGTCCCGGGACCTGGGCTCCATCATCTGTGACATAAAATTCTCAGAGCTCACCTACCTCGACGCGTTCTGGCGCGACTACATCAACGGCTCTTTGCTGGAAGCCCTCAAGGGCGTCTTCATCACGGACTCGCTCAAACAAGCCGTGGGCCACGAAGCCATCAAACTGCTGGTCAATGTGGACGAGGAAGATTATGAGGTCGGGCGCCAGAAACTCCTGAGGAACTTGATGCTGCAGACGGCTCCCTGA
- the LOC140644129 gene encoding V-type proton ATPase catalytic subunit A-like: MAEARGLRLAEAERESLLGSVHGVLGPVVTATRMAGAAMYELVRVGHAELVGEIIRLDGDMATLQVYEETSGVRVGDPVLRTGKPLSVELGPGILGSIFDGIQRPLRDIARLTRSIYIPRGTNVPALPRHLAWDFAPSKDVRVGSHVTGGDVYGTVTENSLIRHKIMVPPRSRGTVTYIAPPGHYSVSDVVLELDFQGSAEKLTMLQVWPVRQTRPVAEKLPANHPLLTGQRVLDALFPCVQGGTTAIPGAFGCGKTVISQSLSKYSNSDIIVYVGCGERGNEMSEVLRDFPELTMEVDGRTETIMKRTTLVANTSNMPVAAREASIYTGITLSEYFRDMGHHVSMMADSTSRWAEALREISGRLAEMPADSGYPAYLGARLASFYERAGRARCLGSPAREGSVSIVGAVSPPGGDFSDPVTSATLGIVQVFWGLDKKLAQRKHFPSVDWLISYSRYLRALEPHYEGLHPEFPALRRRAREILQEEEELAEIVQLVGKASLAEADKVTLEVAKLLKDDFLQQNGYSAYDRFCPFYKTVGMLHNMVTFYELARHAVEAAAPGERRVTWATIRESLGDILYKLSAMKFKDPVKDGEANITAAFAQLNEEMQAAFRNLED; encoded by the exons ATGGCGGAGGCCAGGGGGTTGCGGCTGGCGGAGGCCGAGCGGGAGAGTCTGCTGGGCTCCGTCCACGGCGTCTTGGGGCCCG TGGTGACGGCCACCCGCATGGCGGGGGCGGCCATGTACGAGCTGGTGCGCGTGGGGCACGCGGAGCTGGTGGGGGAGATCATCCGGCTGGACGGGGACATGGCCACCCTCCAGGTCTACGAGGAGACCT CGGGGGTGCGGGTGGGGGACCCGGTGCTGCGCACGGGGAAGCCGCTCTCGGTGGAGCTGGGGCCCGGCATCCTGGGCTCCATCTTCGACGGGATCCAGCGCCCGCTGCGGGACATCGCCCGGCTCACGCGCAGCATCTACATCCCGCGGGGCACCAACGtccccgcgctgccccggcaCCTGGCCTGGGACTTCGCCCCCAGCAAGGACGTCCGG GTGGGGAGCCACGTCACCGGCGGTGACGTCTACGGGACGGTGACCGAGAACTCCCTCATCCGGCACAAAATCATGGTGCCCCCCCGCAGCCGGGGCACCGTCACCTACATCGCACCCCCCGGGCACTACAGCGTCTCG GACGTGGTGCTGGAGCTGGACTTCCAGGGCAGCGCGGAGAAGCTGACCATGCTGCAGGTCTGGCCGGTGAGGCAGACCCGGCCCGTGGCCGAGAAGCTGCCGGCAAATCACCCGCTGCTGACGGGCCAGCGGGTGCTGGACGCCCTCTTCCC gtGCGTGCAGGGCGGCACCACGGCCATCCCGGGCGCCTTCGGCTGCGGCAAAACCGTCATCTCCCAGTCCCTGTCCAAGTACTCCAACAGCGACATCATCGTCTACGTGGGCTGCGGCGAGCGCGGCAACGAGATGTCCGAGGTCCTGCGGGACTTCCCCGAG CTCACCATGGAGGTGGACGGGAGGACGGAGACCATCATGAAGCGCACGACGCTGGTGGCCAACACCTCCAACATGCCGGTGGCCGCCCGCGAAGCCTCCATCTACACCG GCATCACGCTCTCCGAGTACTTCCGCGACATGGGCCACCACGTCAGCATGATGGCCGACTCCACGTCCCGCTGGGCCGAGGCGCTGCGCGAGATCTCGGGGCGCTTGGCCGAGATGCCGGCGG ACAGCGGCTACCCCGCGTACCTGGGCGCTCGCCTGGCCTCCTTCTACGAGCGCGCGGGGCGAGCGCGCTGCCTGGGCTCCCCGGCCCGCGAGGGCAGCGTCAGCATCGTCGGCGC CGTGTCCCCGCCGGGAGGGGACTTCTCGGACCCCGTCACCTCGGCCACGCTGGGCATCGTGCAG gttTTCTGGGGGCTGGACAAGAAGCTGGCGCAGCGCAAGCACTTCCCCTCGGTGGACTGGCTGATCTCCTACAGCCGGTACCTGCGGGCGCTGGAGCCCCACTACGAGGGGCTGCACCCCGAGTTCCCCGCCCTGCGCCGGCGGGCCAGGGAGatcctgcaggaggaggaggagctggccGAGATCGTCCAGCTGGTGGGCAAG GCGTCCCTCGCCGAGGCCGACAAGGTGACGCTGGAGGTGGCGAAGCTCCTCAAGGACGACTTCCTCCAGCAGAACGGCTACTCCGCCTACGACAG gTTCTGCCCCTTCTACAAGACGGTGGGGATGCTCCACAACATGGTCACCTTCTACGAGCTGGCGCGGCACGCCGTGGAGGCCGCCGCTCCGGGCGAGCGGCGCGTCACCTGGGCCACCATCCGCGAGAGCCTGGGGGACATCCTCTACAAGCTGAGCGCCATGAAGTTCAAg GACCCGGTGAAGGACGGCGAAGCCAACATCACGGCGGCCTTCGCCCAGCTCAACGAGGAGATGCAGGCGGCTTTCCGCAACCTGGAGGACTGA
- the DEDD gene encoding death effector domain-containing protein isoform X2 codes for MAAFKRSRAQAWPEERGDREHGLYSLHRMFDIVGTHLTHRDVRVLSFLFVDVIDDYERGMIRSGRDFLLALERQGRCDETNFRQVLQLLRIITRHDLLPYVTLKRRRAVCPDLVDKYLEETSIRYVTPRAHSEAEHGLGHPHKSVPPHHPVVCCSSAGPQICTKRPGRGRTLLSSQRKRRKSATPDPKEKQTCDIRLRVRAEYCQHETALQGNVFSNKQDPLERQFERFNQANTILKSRDLGSIICDIKFSELTYLDAFWRDYINGSLLEALKGVFITDSLKQAVGHEAIKLLVNVDEEDYEVGRQKLLRNLMLQTAP; via the exons ATGGCAGCCTTCAAACGGAGCCGAGCGCAAGCCTGGCCGGAGGAACGGGGCGACCGGGAGCACGGGCTCTACAGCTTGCACCGCATGTTCGACATCGTGGGCACCCACCTGACCCACCGGGACGTGCGGgtgctctccttcctcttcgTGGACGTGATCGACGATTACGAGAGGGGGATGATCCGCAGCGGCCGGGACTTCTTGCTGGCGCTGGAGCGGCAGGGCCGCTGCGACGAGACCAACTTCCGACAGGTGCTGCAGTTGCTGCGGATCATCACTCGCCACGACCTGCTGCCGTACGTCACCCTCAAGAGGCGACGGGCCG TGTGTCCGGACCTGGTGGACAAGTACCTGGAGGAGACGTCCATTCGCTACGTGACGCCCCGAGCTCACAGCGAGGCGGAGCACGGGCTCGGCCACCCCCATAAATCAG TGCCTCCCCACCACCCCGTGGTCTGCTGCTCCTCCGCGGGACCCCAGATCTGTACCAAGAGGCCCGGCCGCGGCAGGACCCTCCTCAGCAGCCAGCGCAAGAGGAGGAAGTCGGCGACGCCGGACCCTAAGGAGAAGCAGACCTGTG ACATCCGCCTGCGAGTCCGAGCCGAGTACTGCCAGCACGAGACGGCGCTGCAAGGCAACGTCTTCTCCAACAAGCAGGACCCCTTGGAGCGTCAGTTCGAACGCTTCAACCAGGCCAACACCATCCTGAAGTCCCGGGACCTGGGCTCCATCATCTGTGACATAAAATTCTCAGAGCTCACCTACCTCGACGCGTTCTGGCGCGACTACATCAACGGCTCTTTGCTGGAAGCCCTCAAGGGCGTCTTCATCACGGACTCGCTCAAACAAGCCGTGGGCCACGAAGCCATCAAACTGCTGGTCAATGTGGACGAGGAAGATTATGAGGTCGGGCGCCAGAAACTCCTGAGGAACTTGATGCTGCAGACGGCTCCCTGA
- the PFDN2 gene encoding prefoldin subunit 2: MADSGKGRPAAAPGGKALTAEQVVARFNRLRQEQRGLASKAAELELELNEHSLVIETLREVDPTRKCYRMVGGILVERTVKEVLPALEGHKEQISKIIETLNQQLQAKGRELNEFREKHNIRLVGEDEPRQPPKEGAEGAGAKGGSAGVLVS; encoded by the exons atggCGGACAGCGGGAaggggcggccggcggcggcccccggtGGGAAGGCGCTGACGGCGGAGCAG GTGGTGGCCCGGTTCAACCGCCTGCGGCAGGAGCAGCGGGGCCTGGCCTCGAAGGCGGccgagctggagctggagctgaacGAGCAcag CCTGGTCATCGAGACGCTGCGGGAGGTGGACCCCACGCGGAAGTGCTACCGCATGGTGGGCGGCATCTTGGTGGAGCGGACCGTCAAGGAGGTGCTGCCGGCCCTGGAGGGCCACAAGGAGCAg ATCAGCAAAATCATCGAGACGCTGAACCAGCAGCTGCAGGCGAAGGGCCGGGAGCTGAACGAGTTTCGGGAGAAGCACAACATCCGCCTGGTGGGCGAGGAcgagccccggcagccccccaaGGAGGGGGCCGAGGGGGCCGGGGCCAAGGGCGGCTCGGCCGGCGTCCTGGTCTCCTag
- the NIT1 gene encoding deaminated glutathione amidase isoform X1: protein MLRAVPRTPLRRLLPAPPAHPETPARLRYPGSPRPPRAMAGPPGLKPLVAVAQVTSTPDKELNFAACAGLVREAARRDACLVFLPEGFDYIGSDAAQTLSLAEGLDGDLMGRYAELARDCGVWLSLGGFHERGRDWPTTQRIYNCHVLLDPAGRLVAAYRKTHLCDVELEGRVTMKESSFTNPGTEIVAPVSTPAGKLGLSVCYDLRFPEISLALRRAGAEILTYPSAFTIPTGSAHWEVLLRARAIESQCYVVAAAQTGKNHERRTSYGHALVVDPWGAVVAQCREGPGLCYAEIDLDYLHRIRREIPVHGHRRPDLYGTVAAVGLAPAP, encoded by the exons AT GCTGAGAGCGGTGCCCCGGACCCCGCTGCGCCGCCtgctcccggccccccccgcgcACCCCGAGACGCCCGCACGGCTCCGGTACCCCGG ctccccgcgcccgccccgcgccaTGGCGGGTCCCCCGGGGCTGAAGCCGCTGGTGGCCGTGGCCCAGGTCACCTCCACGCCCGACAAGGAGCTGAACTTCGCCGCCTGCGCCGGGCTGGTGCGGGAGGCGGCTCGCCGCGACGCCTGCCTCGTCTTCCTCCCCGAGGGCTTCGACTACATCGGCTCCGACGCGGCGCAGACGCTCAGCCTGGCCGAGGGCCTGGACGGGGACCTCATGGGACGCTACGCCGAGCTGGCCAG GGACTGCGGCGTGTGGCTGTCCCTGGGCGGCTTCCACGAACGCGGCCGGGACTGGCCGACCACGCAGCGCATCTACAACTGCCACGTGCTGCTGGACCCCGCAG GTCGCCTCGTGGCCGCCTACAGGAAGACCCACCTGTGTGACGTGGAGCTGGAGGGACGCGTCACCATGAAGGAGAGCAGCTTCACCAACCCCGGCACCGAGATCGTGGCCCCGGTCAGCACGCCGGCGGGGAAG CTCGGCCTCTCCGTCTGCTACGACCTGCGCTTCCCCGAGATCTCGCTGGCGCTGCGGCGTGCCGGCGCCGAGATCCTCACCTACCCCTCGGCCTTCACCATCCCCACGGGCTCGGCGCACTGGGAG GTGCTGCTGCGGGCCCGGGCCATCGAGAGCCAGTGCTACGTGGTGGCAGCCGCCCAGACCGGGAAGAACCACGAGCGCCGGACGTCCTACGGCCACGCGCTGGTGGTGGACCCCTGGGGTGCCGTGGTGGCCCAGTGCCGCGAGGGACCCGGGCTCTGCTACGCCGAGATCGACCTCGACTACCTGCACCGCATCCGCCGGGAGATCCCGGTGCACGGCCACCGCCGGCCCGACCTCTACGGCACCGTggcggccgtggggctggcgCCGGCGCCGTGA
- the NIT1 gene encoding deaminated glutathione amidase isoform X2, which translates to MAGPPGLKPLVAVAQVTSTPDKELNFAACAGLVREAARRDACLVFLPEGFDYIGSDAAQTLSLAEGLDGDLMGRYAELARDCGVWLSLGGFHERGRDWPTTQRIYNCHVLLDPAGRLVAAYRKTHLCDVELEGRVTMKESSFTNPGTEIVAPVSTPAGKLGLSVCYDLRFPEISLALRRAGAEILTYPSAFTIPTGSAHWEVLLRARAIESQCYVVAAAQTGKNHERRTSYGHALVVDPWGAVVAQCREGPGLCYAEIDLDYLHRIRREIPVHGHRRPDLYGTVAAVGLAPAP; encoded by the exons aTGGCGGGTCCCCCGGGGCTGAAGCCGCTGGTGGCCGTGGCCCAGGTCACCTCCACGCCCGACAAGGAGCTGAACTTCGCCGCCTGCGCCGGGCTGGTGCGGGAGGCGGCTCGCCGCGACGCCTGCCTCGTCTTCCTCCCCGAGGGCTTCGACTACATCGGCTCCGACGCGGCGCAGACGCTCAGCCTGGCCGAGGGCCTGGACGGGGACCTCATGGGACGCTACGCCGAGCTGGCCAG GGACTGCGGCGTGTGGCTGTCCCTGGGCGGCTTCCACGAACGCGGCCGGGACTGGCCGACCACGCAGCGCATCTACAACTGCCACGTGCTGCTGGACCCCGCAG GTCGCCTCGTGGCCGCCTACAGGAAGACCCACCTGTGTGACGTGGAGCTGGAGGGACGCGTCACCATGAAGGAGAGCAGCTTCACCAACCCCGGCACCGAGATCGTGGCCCCGGTCAGCACGCCGGCGGGGAAG CTCGGCCTCTCCGTCTGCTACGACCTGCGCTTCCCCGAGATCTCGCTGGCGCTGCGGCGTGCCGGCGCCGAGATCCTCACCTACCCCTCGGCCTTCACCATCCCCACGGGCTCGGCGCACTGGGAG GTGCTGCTGCGGGCCCGGGCCATCGAGAGCCAGTGCTACGTGGTGGCAGCCGCCCAGACCGGGAAGAACCACGAGCGCCGGACGTCCTACGGCCACGCGCTGGTGGTGGACCCCTGGGGTGCCGTGGTGGCCCAGTGCCGCGAGGGACCCGGGCTCTGCTACGCCGAGATCGACCTCGACTACCTGCACCGCATCCGCCGGGAGATCCCGGTGCACGGCCACCGCCGGCCCGACCTCTACGGCACCGTggcggccgtggggctggcgCCGGCGCCGTGA